In the genome of Paenibacillus pabuli, the window AAGTAAAGAACCGGATGTGATCCCCGCCGGACACCACCATCACCCAGCGGTTATGGTCTTCATCCCGGACGACCTTGGGATCACGGAAATCCCAGCTGCCCGGGTCGTCACCGTTCTTGCCAGGGTTATCAATAACAATTGGACGATCTTTAGCGTATTGCCAATTCCGGCCTTGATCAGTACTATAGGCGAGGCCGATACGCTGATTGCCACCAGGTCTATCCGGATGATAGGAAGTGTAGTACGCAATCAGACCTTTTCCGCCCGAATCCGTGAACAGACCAGAGGCATTATTCAGATCAGCAATTGCTGATCCTGACCATACATGACCCTGATCGTTCCAGGGCAAAGCAATAGGTAAACGCTTCCAATGTATAAGATCAGAACTGACTGCATGAGCCCATGTGCCTCCATCCTGATGAAACAGATGATATTCTCCTTCGTAATAGACCAGCCCGTTTGGATCACTTGCCGATCCCCGAATCGGAGAATAGTGGTATTGGGGACGATAATTTTCCTTGTAGTACACCGACTCTTCCGTCACATAGATATCCTGAAAATAAGCCATGCCTTGTTGAACGACAAGTCCAGCATTTCCATTCGCGTAGCTTTTATCTGTGACCTCAACAGCCGCAGGCGTGTACCCATCCACATAGACCTGAATCAGGCTGCCCGAGGCTATAACTTCGATGTGATGCCTCGCTCCCGGTTGGCTTGGAACCTTACGATTCGAGCTGGCGAGCACGGTACCATCCGCTTTTCGAAGTTGTACCCGAACTTCTTCTCCTTCCCGAATCAGGGCTGCTTCATACCCTTTCGTTCCGTCTGCATTTGCCCTGAATAACAGCGCTGCTGAGGTACTGGTATTAGCCAGAGATATATTTCCTTCATATACAAAATCAGATGCTGCTTTCTCGTAAATGACCCTTCCTTTCCCCTCTGCGTTTGCTTTCCCTTTGTATCCTTTCAAATCGGGCTGCCATTCGCCTGTGCTGCTAATCGGTTGGCCCACGTTGCCATTCATGATGCTAACCTGCACATTCTGGAACAAAGCCGACCCATCCCACACATGAAGCCCCAATTCTCCTGTCGAGTACGCACTGTCCTTCACATCAATCACCGGGTCATACCGATTATCCCAATAGACCTGAAGGCGCTGCCCGTCCGCCTTAACCTTCAGATGATAGATGCCTCCAGATTCCAGGTTTGCTTTATGTTCTACATTTAACGTTCCCGGCTGTCCACTGGCATCTCTTAGACGTATCACACCAGCATGGGGAACCACTTGCAGCATATATGAAGCCCAGCCTGTATCATTGGATCGAAAAATAAGACTCGTATCCGCTTTCATATCCTGAATCATCAAATCAGCTTCATAGATAAAATTATCGGCTCGTGTGGTCGATATGGCCATCACATTCTCCCCGGCGTCCGAAGTCAGACGAAGTCCTTCATCCGTATCTTCCAGATTGCCTCTACCTTGCAATGTCCAATCTGACAAATTCGTTATTGCCTTAGACACTTTGGTTAACATTTGAACCGCCTCCTCCTGTTTTGCTGGTTCCTTGGAGGTCTGCTCTATCCTTTGCGAGGCATCTGTCTCCATAACAGATGCTGTGGAGTATGCTCCAGCATAAGAAGATCCAAGGACACATGATAATAGAACACAACCGATAGATCGGAAGATGAATTTCATGAGCATTCCCTCTTTTCGTAGTAGTAGATGAGACAAAAAATCCCACAAAGGACGGTGCAGTCTCTTAGCAAAATAAGTGAACATGCATCCGTCCCTTCTGGGACGTCCATAAATATCAAATACTATAAAGCATATGTTTCATGCTGCAATGCTTCTAAACCCAATGCGAGGGCACCGCATAGCCCTGCGTGCTGGCCCAATCCAGGCTGGACAATATATTGGTCGATATGCTGCGTTATTGGGGCTGCATTTACATAACCATTCAGATTCCGCACAACCTGATCCCAGATCATGGGGAACAGATGGCTTTGCTGCATCACCCCTCCGCCCAAGATGACCTTTTGCGGGGAATGAAGCAGAATGGCCGTTGTGATGGACTCCGCAATGTAAAAGGATTCAATCTCCCATGCCGGGTGGTCTGCCGACAGCTCGCTGCCTGGTCTCTGCCAGCGGGCCTGAATGGCTGGTCCCGCAGCCATCCCTTCCAGGCAATCGCCATGATACGGACATAATCCCGCAAAATGATCATCCGGATGTCGTCTCGTGCGGATGTGTCCACCCTCTGGATGCAACAATCCATGCACTCGTTGGCCTCCTGCCACAAGTCCAATCCCCACACCTGTGCCGATCGTATAATACACACAGTTTTCCAGCCCTTGCGCTGCTCCCCAAGTGACTTCTCCAAGGGCTGCTGCATTCACATCCGTATCCCATCCGAAGGGAATCGGGAATTCACGTTTCAATGTTCCAATAACATTACAGTTTTTCCACCCTGGCTTGGGTGTTGTCGTAATGTAACCATAGGTCGGACTATCTGGTTGCAGATCAATCGGACCAAAGGAGCCAATCCCGATCGCCGCCAATCTTTTGTCCCTGAAATAGTCGATGACCTTCGCCAGTGTTGTCTCTGGATGTTCTGTTGGAAAGCTGCACCAATCTTCAATTTTCCCTTGCTCGTTGCCTATACCACATACAAACTTCGTTCCACCCGCTTCCACGGCTCCTATACGCATCTGACTGTCCCCCTTGCGCTCATTCCGATTTGCCTTCAGCTTGGACAGGAGATAGCTCGTAGATATGGAACGAGGAAAATACCAAATGCTTATTTTCGGACTGAGCAGAGATTCCATTAGCACCCGCATCCGGATAGATCAGATCGGTAATAACCGCCTGCCCATCATTGGCAAATACCTCTACGGATGAGCAATCCACAAAGATACGCAGATGTTGGTTGCCATCCGCCGCTTTCAATTCAGCTCCGTGGCGACCCAGGAAATGTTTATGGAAACTGCTGATACCTGAACGACTTCGATCGACGTACACTTCATTCCGGCTAACGTCCACACCTACGAGCGTTTCGTTGTCCGCGCCAGTTCGTAATGCAAATTGAACAGATTGATCAGAAGCCCATTCCGCATGAATCTCATAGTTTACAAGGCGTAAGGTGTTCAACTGCTCACTCACCTGGCTGATGGATGCATCCTGTAAGGACAGTACCGGCGTCCGGGCTTGCTCCAGCTCCCGCGCAGGACGCTGAACCAGCAGGATTTCTCCGTCCCTTGTCTCCAATGTCAGCTCTCTCGCAATGGTCATCGCGCCGCGGTATCCTTCGGTTGGTGTCTGATTGGCATACATCCAGTTGCTCATCCATCCCATAAACAGGCGTCTGCCGTCTTCTGCCGGAATGTCAGACCAACTGACCCCTGCGTAGTTATCCCGACCATGATCAAGCCAGCGTATGGTATGGGAAGCTTTATCAGGAACAAATGTGACCCCATTAAAATCTCCAGTAAAGTATTGCGTTCTGGAGCCTTCCTTGAAGGCCGGATCTGCACCAATGCTGACGAGCATCACCCATTTCTCCTGGCTCGCATCTCCATCCACGGCTAGCGGGAACAGATCAGGACACTCCCAGACGCCATCATGCGAACCGATCCCGGCACCGAATTCACTGCCCAATGTCCAATCCTTCAGATCGGGAGAATGGTACAGACACACCGTTTGACCACTAGCGATAATCATAATCCATTCCTTGGTCTGCTCATGCCAGAACACTTTGGGATCACGGAAATCTACGAATGACTCATGTTCCAGTACCGGATTGCCCTCATATTTCGTCCATGTTCTTCCGCTATCCTTGCTATACGCGAGGCTCTGCCGCTGAATAGGATGATCGTTTGGCACCTCCTGATGATGGGTGAATATGGCCACAAGTCCTGGCTCATCGTCAAAGAATCCGGACGTATTGTTCCAGTCCACCACAGCACTGCCGGAGAATATCGTGCCATGTTCATCCGGCGCCAATGCCACAGGGAGTTCTTCCCAGGTAACCAGATCCTTGGTCAATGCGTGTCCCCAATGCATTGGTCCCCATGTTGTGCCAAACGGATGATGTTGATAGAACAAGTGATACTCCCCTTTGAAAAATACCATGCCATTAGGGTCATTCATCCAATTTTTCTTGGGTGAGAAGTGATAGACGCCCCGGTAATCGGTTGTTGAAATGGTAGACATTTTGATTTACTCCTTTGAATCAAACTGATGATGGGGGAGACTCACTCCTTTTCTCGGGCAACTTGCTGCCGTGCAGTGCAGAGTCCCCTCATTACAGTTTGTTTTATTTGGTATTGCGGTCATATCCTGCTTGTTTAATCTGAAGCCATTCTTGCAGTCCAAGACGATCCAGCTCTTTCAGATAAGCATCCCACTCCTGATCGATCTTCCCGTTCTGATACCATTCCGTACGCATACGCAGCACATAGGCGAACAGATCAGTCTCAATGGTGGAGAGGCGGTCGAGTTCATCGATCGAGAAGAATACACTTGGATAGACGTTTTCTGCTTTCATGTGTGGAACCATATATTTATCAAGCAGTTCCATACGCCATGCAGCATCTTCCGGTTTGGTTGTGTATTTGTCATAGTAACTGTCGAGAATGGCCAGCGGTCCTGCAATGCTCGTTTTCTGTCTGAGCTCAACAGGTGCAGCGCCTTCCAACGGAAGATGCTTCAGCATGCCTTTGGCTTCATCGAATTCAAAAATATTCTGCTGTGTTTCATCGCCATAAGTACCCCAGTTGTTCTGCACCGATTGGAGCGGATCGTACAATTGGTCCACCCACTTTGCTGTGGATTCCAGATTTTTGTTGCTGCTCGTAACAACCATTCGTCCCCGATCTAGACCGATACCGTTTGTACGTGCAACATTAATCTCTCCATTAGGCCCGGCAACCGGAGGCAGAACATCATAGGTATCATTCATTCCTGTAATGTTGGCCTTATCCCAAGTGAAGTACATGCCATACTTGTTGTCTTTGCCCTTGGCCAGATACGTATTCCAATCCTGCTGATAGGCTTCCACATCCACAAGACCTTCCTGAACCAGTTCGTGAATATATTTGACCGCTTCCTTGTATCCTTCATCCGCTGCCGTGAAGACCACTTTTCCATCGTTGGTCACCACAGTGTGGTCCCAGTTCTCCCCGAGTCCAAAAGCTGCAAATAGAAATGTCAGATCTTCTCCACCCGGCTTGTTAATGAAGGACAATGGAATTTCGTCAGCCTTGCCATTGCCGTTCGGGTCCTGGGTTTTGAACGCAATCAGCACTTGTTTCAGTTCTTCGGTTGTTGTTGGCATCTTCAGTCCGAGCTTGTTCAGCCACTCCACGTTGATCCAGGGCAAGTCATCAACCGCCTGTATGCGCTGCTTGCCACTTCCGAGCTCCTCAATCCAGGGAAAGGAATAAATGTGTCCGTCTGGAGCCGTAATCATGCTCTTGTATTCAGGAGCTTCCTCCAGCACCTTTTGCAGGTTCGGCATGTACTGCTCAATCATGTCCTCCAGTGGAATGATGGCTCCATCCTTCGCCAGTTTCAGGAGATCATAATCCCCATAACCTGCGTCAAAGATGGCATCCGGCAAATCACCGCTGGCTACCGCCAAGTTTCTTTTTTCTGCAAACACATCACTCGTATAGTTCTTCCAGTTGATATGCACGTTGGTTTTCTCTTCGAGTCTCTTGTTAATCAGTTTCTCGTTCGGGTCAGCAGGGGCCAGCGGAGAACTTTGTGTTATAAAATTCAATGTCACTTTGCCATCAGGTGACTGGGCTTCACTTGCGGCACCGCCTCCTCCCCCACCACACGCTGAGAGCAGGAGCATGGCTGACAACATGGAGATGGATGCCGTTGTAACGGCTTTTCTGGACTTTTTCACTTTTTTCATGAACATGACCTCCGTGGATTGTGTTGGGTCAAACTTTTCCATTTATAGTGGGTCAAACGTGCTGTATCTCAGGCTGCTC includes:
- a CDS encoding ROK family protein — translated: MRIGAVEAGGTKFVCGIGNEQGKIEDWCSFPTEHPETTLAKVIDYFRDKRLAAIGIGSFGPIDLQPDSPTYGYITTTPKPGWKNCNVIGTLKREFPIPFGWDTDVNAAALGEVTWGAAQGLENCVYYTIGTGVGIGLVAGGQRVHGLLHPEGGHIRTRRHPDDHFAGLCPYHGDCLEGMAAGPAIQARWQRPGSELSADHPAWEIESFYIAESITTAILLHSPQKVILGGGVMQQSHLFPMIWDQVVRNLNGYVNAAPITQHIDQYIVQPGLGQHAGLCGALALGLEALQHETYAL
- a CDS encoding glycoside hydrolase family 32 protein codes for the protein MSTISTTDYRGVYHFSPKKNWMNDPNGMVFFKGEYHLFYQHHPFGTTWGPMHWGHALTKDLVTWEELPVALAPDEHGTIFSGSAVVDWNNTSGFFDDEPGLVAIFTHHQEVPNDHPIQRQSLAYSKDSGRTWTKYEGNPVLEHESFVDFRDPKVFWHEQTKEWIMIIASGQTVCLYHSPDLKDWTLGSEFGAGIGSHDGVWECPDLFPLAVDGDASQEKWVMLVSIGADPAFKEGSRTQYFTGDFNGVTFVPDKASHTIRWLDHGRDNYAGVSWSDIPAEDGRRLFMGWMSNWMYANQTPTEGYRGAMTIARELTLETRDGEILLVQRPARELEQARTPVLSLQDASISQVSEQLNTLRLVNYEIHAEWASDQSVQFALRTGADNETLVGVDVSRNEVYVDRSRSGISSFHKHFLGRHGAELKAADGNQHLRIFVDCSSVEVFANDGQAVITDLIYPDAGANGISAQSENKHLVFSSFHIYELSPVQAEGKSE
- a CDS encoding ABC transporter substrate-binding protein — its product is MFMKKVKKSRKAVTTASISMLSAMLLLSACGGGGGGAASEAQSPDGKVTLNFITQSSPLAPADPNEKLINKRLEEKTNVHINWKNYTSDVFAEKRNLAVASGDLPDAIFDAGYGDYDLLKLAKDGAIIPLEDMIEQYMPNLQKVLEEAPEYKSMITAPDGHIYSFPWIEELGSGKQRIQAVDDLPWINVEWLNKLGLKMPTTTEELKQVLIAFKTQDPNGNGKADEIPLSFINKPGGEDLTFLFAAFGLGENWDHTVVTNDGKVVFTAADEGYKEAVKYIHELVQEGLVDVEAYQQDWNTYLAKGKDNKYGMYFTWDKANITGMNDTYDVLPPVAGPNGEINVARTNGIGLDRGRMVVTSSNKNLESTAKWVDQLYDPLQSVQNNWGTYGDETQQNIFEFDEAKGMLKHLPLEGAAPVELRQKTSIAGPLAILDSYYDKYTTKPEDAAWRMELLDKYMVPHMKAENVYPSVFFSIDELDRLSTIETDLFAYVLRMRTEWYQNGKIDQEWDAYLKELDRLGLQEWLQIKQAGYDRNTK